One Echinicola strongylocentroti DNA window includes the following coding sequences:
- a CDS encoding glycoside hydrolase family 31 protein, translating into MKQTNYQLFDFLDFDPERLGVATDRLWRAGRPLAIEQSGKGIIVHVPFHCQKPTVDMQPDPEVEAQSFELHIRAYGERILRVTAAMGQKIHEESPMLEMASDVKESPLSIEKAAEEWIIRDDRQVVRAIIDLSAPTIDWWSDLLPAPEPTFQATFFPDGKKAVNISSQDQFFPGRVDAMGLAMISVEGKPAKASLSLAAQPGEKFVGTGERFTKMDLSGRTFQLKNQDGQGVNNRRTYKNIPFYLSSEMYGMFLHTSAYGKISLADHSTRSVQMLVEEPLADVFLLGGENPKEILHHYRRLTGFPAMPPLWSFGVWMSRMTYFSANEVEEICDRLRVEKFPCDVIHLDTGWFETDWLCEWKFNAERFPDPKGFVQKLKQQGYRVSLWQMPYIAANAIQHDEAKANKYIGPLKESKVQGGSNFSALDYAGTIDFTYPPAVDWYKGLLRELLEMGVTCIKTDFGEEIHLDATYHNMPAELLNNLYALLYQKAAFEVTEEVAGDGVVWARAGWAGCQRYPIHWGGDAAASWDGMAGSLKGGLHLGLSGFGFWSHDVPGFHGVPNFMNSVIPDDLYVRWTQFGVFTSHIRYHGTSKREPYHYPAIADTVRKWWKLRYLLLPYILEQSRLSIQSGMPVLRAMLLHFPEDPLCWHLDDQYFFGDDFLVAPVMNSENARRVYLPEGDWVNFFTGVSSGGSQWINMENIPMEEMPVWVRAGAEIPVYPEEIACTDEMDMDKAKTLVIDGGFKGIWND; encoded by the coding sequence ATGAAACAAACAAACTACCAACTTTTTGATTTTTTGGATTTCGATCCTGAACGACTGGGTGTCGCTACAGACCGGTTGTGGCGTGCTGGAAGGCCATTGGCGATCGAACAGTCCGGCAAAGGAATCATTGTGCATGTGCCTTTTCATTGCCAAAAACCAACGGTGGATATGCAGCCTGATCCGGAGGTGGAGGCTCAGTCTTTTGAATTGCATATACGGGCCTATGGAGAGCGGATTTTGCGGGTGACAGCAGCGATGGGACAAAAGATACATGAAGAATCTCCCATGTTGGAAATGGCCAGCGATGTAAAGGAGAGCCCCTTGTCTATAGAAAAAGCAGCAGAAGAATGGATCATCAGGGACGATAGGCAAGTGGTACGGGCGATCATTGACCTGTCTGCACCGACGATCGACTGGTGGAGCGATCTACTGCCTGCTCCTGAGCCGACGTTTCAAGCTACCTTTTTCCCGGATGGCAAGAAAGCGGTAAACATCAGTAGCCAAGACCAGTTTTTCCCAGGAAGAGTAGATGCCATGGGACTGGCCATGATTTCCGTGGAAGGAAAGCCGGCGAAGGCCAGCCTTTCATTGGCAGCACAGCCAGGCGAAAAGTTTGTGGGTACTGGTGAGCGTTTTACCAAAATGGACCTGTCGGGCCGGACTTTTCAGCTGAAAAACCAAGACGGGCAAGGCGTCAATAACAGAAGAACGTATAAAAACATCCCTTTTTATCTATCTAGTGAAATGTACGGGATGTTTCTCCATACTTCGGCCTATGGTAAGATTTCCTTGGCCGATCATAGCACCCGATCAGTACAGATGCTAGTGGAAGAACCACTGGCGGACGTGTTCTTGTTGGGAGGGGAAAACCCAAAAGAAATACTACACCATTACCGAAGGTTGACAGGTTTTCCTGCCATGCCACCATTGTGGAGTTTTGGGGTTTGGATGAGTCGTATGACTTATTTTTCTGCCAATGAGGTAGAAGAAATATGTGATCGCTTGCGGGTCGAAAAATTCCCTTGTGACGTGATCCATTTGGATACGGGCTGGTTTGAGACGGACTGGTTGTGCGAATGGAAATTCAATGCTGAGCGTTTTCCAGATCCAAAAGGATTTGTCCAAAAACTGAAGCAGCAGGGGTACAGGGTGAGCCTTTGGCAAATGCCGTATATCGCCGCCAATGCCATTCAGCACGATGAGGCAAAAGCCAATAAGTATATCGGCCCATTAAAAGAAAGCAAAGTGCAGGGCGGTTCCAATTTCAGTGCCTTGGACTATGCGGGGACGATAGATTTCACCTATCCACCAGCGGTAGATTGGTACAAGGGCCTATTGAGAGAATTGCTGGAGATGGGTGTGACCTGTATCAAAACGGATTTCGGAGAAGAAATCCATTTGGATGCTACGTATCACAATATGCCAGCTGAGCTACTGAACAACCTATATGCTTTACTGTATCAAAAGGCGGCCTTTGAAGTGACCGAAGAGGTGGCTGGTGACGGTGTAGTGTGGGCACGTGCCGGGTGGGCAGGATGTCAGCGGTATCCGATCCACTGGGGAGGAGACGCCGCGGCCAGCTGGGACGGGATGGCCGGATCGCTAAAGGGCGGATTGCACCTTGGCTTATCGGGCTTTGGTTTCTGGAGCCACGATGTACCGGGATTCCATGGGGTGCCCAATTTTATGAATTCAGTAATTCCCGATGACTTGTATGTGCGGTGGACACAGTTTGGTGTCTTTACTTCCCATATACGGTACCACGGGACTTCCAAAAGAGAGCCCTATCATTATCCCGCTATTGCGGATACTGTCCGCAAATGGTGGAAGCTGAGATACCTGCTACTGCCCTATATCCTAGAGCAAAGTCGCTTATCGATCCAATCAGGAATGCCTGTTTTGAGGGCTATGCTGCTTCATTTTCCGGAAGATCCCTTGTGTTGGCATTTGGATGACCAGTATTTCTTTGGAGATGATTTCTTGGTGGCACCCGTGATGAACAGCGAAAATGCCCGAAGGGTCTATCTTCCAGAGGGGGATTGGGTGAATTTCTTTACTGGAGTAAGCTCAGGAGGTTCCCAGTGGATAAATATGGAAAACATCCCGATGGAGGAAATGCCGGTATGGGTCAGAGCAGGTGCAGAGATACCAGTTTACCCTGAAGAAATTGCCTGCACGGATGAAATGGATATGGACAAAGCAAAAACACTGGTGATCGATGGGGGATTTAAAGGAATTTGGAACGATTGA
- a CDS encoding SusC/RagA family TonB-linked outer membrane protein, which produces MNPKLLMMLAGTWLGTQAIATGAVADTGPISPSSLVLPVEKTIRGVVRDTEDGQTIPGVNVMQKGTQNGTVTDMDGAFQLTIPDDASTLVVSFVGYLSKEVSIGNQSNFEISLEQDVQNLDEVVVVGYGTARKRDLTGAVSRVGEEGFNKGVNVSPDQLIQGKVAGVDIINNSGAPGGQVTFRIRGTSSVRSGNQPLFVVDGVPLDGRNTKPGATAGELGSTEGSNPLNFINPNDIESIDVLKDASATAIYGSRGANGVVIITTKKGKSGAPKVTVDMSTAVSTMVRRPDIMDGDTYRQALQHRGIEGNNGGDAVDAFDEITQTALTNRLNLSVSGGGEKNNYRLSLGYHDQEGVVKESGLTKYTASYTTSYRFLPEDRVTLDVSLIASNTVEQGAPIAENSNVNGSLIGNAIEWNPTVPFRYADGAFVQRMYDQEGNEVAGLSTNPAALLAYYNDKSNVTNILGNVALTVNIIDGLDYRFSLGVNHAKGNRTVDTSGELFLSTITDLGLAISNTSTLTSQTLNHTLNYKKELGNVRLNALLGYEFQDYKSYVNNISARGFTSFDVLGTDILQNPSRDNVGVSSFRDPTNQLQSFFGRINLNFSDRFLLTGTMRADGSTKFGENNKYGYFPSFAGAWVLSEEGFLKSSNFVDNLKFRVGWGITGNQEFPAGASQERYAFGNQQISLINVANPDLKWETTETVNIGLDFSLFRSKLMGSLEYFDKATTDLLFQLPTIQPAPAAQFWTNVPATVSNRGVELMLSTVVADSEKLLWEVGMNATYLSNELTDYDGAPVWTGQINGNGLGGGSNSQQLVNDHPLNVFKMLMFEGFDEDGAALYSDQEEFVGDPNPNFLLGVNTRLDYGKFGFNMSLNGAFGHQIYNNTANAYLTAANFGLGRNSSPEIGLGNESLANANVVSTRFLEEGNFLRLQNASVSYNLGAIGNVISNLRFSLTGQNLFLITNYSGFDPEVNTNRAVDGVPSYGIEYAPYPRARTFLLGVSASF; this is translated from the coding sequence ATGAACCCAAAATTACTCATGATGCTTGCAGGTACCTGGCTAGGGACGCAAGCAATTGCTACAGGTGCTGTAGCAGACACCGGACCGATCTCTCCTTCTTCATTGGTACTTCCCGTGGAAAAAACCATCCGAGGTGTCGTGAGAGATACAGAAGATGGGCAAACCATCCCCGGTGTAAATGTGATGCAAAAAGGTACCCAAAACGGTACCGTCACCGATATGGATGGAGCCTTTCAGCTGACGATCCCTGATGATGCCAGCACGCTGGTGGTATCGTTTGTGGGGTATTTGTCCAAAGAAGTTTCCATAGGCAATCAAAGTAACTTCGAAATCTCACTGGAACAGGATGTCCAAAACTTGGATGAAGTCGTCGTCGTGGGCTATGGTACGGCCAGAAAACGTGACCTTACCGGTGCTGTTAGCCGTGTGGGGGAAGAGGGCTTTAACAAAGGGGTAAACGTATCCCCAGACCAGCTGATCCAAGGAAAAGTGGCTGGGGTGGACATCATCAATAATAGTGGTGCTCCTGGAGGTCAGGTGACTTTTAGGATCCGGGGTACCTCCTCCGTACGTTCGGGCAATCAGCCGCTTTTTGTGGTGGATGGTGTGCCCTTGGACGGTCGAAATACCAAACCCGGTGCGACGGCAGGAGAGCTGGGAAGCACGGAAGGTTCCAATCCGCTCAATTTTATCAACCCCAATGACATCGAATCAATCGATGTCCTGAAAGATGCGTCGGCTACGGCGATTTATGGTTCTAGGGGTGCCAATGGTGTGGTGATCATCACCACCAAAAAAGGAAAATCCGGAGCTCCCAAGGTGACGGTGGATATGAGCACTGCGGTGAGCACCATGGTGCGGCGGCCGGATATAATGGATGGCGATACGTATCGTCAGGCATTGCAGCATAGGGGGATAGAAGGGAATAACGGTGGTGATGCCGTGGATGCCTTTGATGAGATTACCCAGACTGCCCTGACCAATAGACTTAACCTCAGCGTGAGTGGTGGTGGAGAAAAAAACAATTACCGCCTTTCGCTGGGCTATCACGATCAAGAAGGTGTCGTAAAGGAATCAGGATTGACCAAATATACAGCCAGCTATACGACCAGTTACCGCTTCTTGCCAGAAGACAGGGTGACGCTGGACGTCAGCTTGATCGCGTCCAACACCGTGGAGCAGGGTGCTCCTATTGCTGAAAATTCGAATGTCAATGGCAGTTTGATCGGTAATGCGATCGAATGGAATCCCACGGTACCTTTTCGGTACGCAGACGGGGCATTTGTCCAGCGGATGTACGATCAGGAAGGGAATGAAGTTGCTGGATTGTCCACCAACCCAGCAGCTCTTTTGGCTTATTATAATGACAAAAGCAATGTGACCAATATATTGGGTAATGTGGCCCTTACGGTCAATATCATTGATGGCCTGGATTACCGGTTTAGTCTCGGTGTCAATCATGCCAAGGGCAACCGCACCGTGGACACTTCCGGTGAATTGTTTTTGAGCACCATTACGGATTTGGGCTTGGCGATATCCAATACCTCTACCTTGACCAGCCAGACGCTAAACCATACCCTTAACTATAAAAAGGAGCTGGGAAATGTACGTTTGAATGCGCTGCTGGGGTACGAATTTCAGGATTATAAAAGTTATGTCAACAATATCTCGGCACGTGGCTTTACATCATTTGATGTTTTAGGAACGGATATTCTACAAAATCCTTCCAGGGACAATGTAGGTGTAAGTTCCTTTAGAGACCCTACCAACCAGCTCCAATCGTTTTTTGGCCGGATCAACCTGAATTTCTCTGATCGCTTTTTATTGACGGGAACCATGCGGGCAGATGGCTCTACGAAGTTTGGTGAAAACAATAAGTACGGATATTTCCCTTCGTTTGCAGGTGCTTGGGTGCTGAGTGAAGAGGGCTTCTTGAAGTCCAGTAACTTCGTGGATAACCTGAAATTCAGAGTAGGATGGGGCATCACGGGTAATCAGGAATTTCCAGCAGGAGCTTCCCAAGAGCGGTATGCTTTCGGGAATCAGCAAATTTCCCTGATCAATGTGGCCAACCCAGACTTGAAATGGGAAACGACCGAAACGGTAAATATTGGCCTTGATTTCTCCCTCTTCCGATCCAAGTTGATGGGGTCTTTGGAGTATTTTGACAAGGCGACCACTGACCTGCTGTTTCAGTTGCCGACGATTCAGCCGGCTCCTGCTGCCCAGTTCTGGACCAATGTGCCTGCTACGGTGAGCAACAGAGGCGTGGAGTTGATGCTGAGCACTGTTGTTGCGGATTCGGAAAAACTGCTATGGGAGGTGGGAATGAATGCCACCTACCTCTCCAATGAGCTGACCGATTATGACGGAGCACCTGTATGGACTGGCCAAATCAATGGTAACGGGCTCGGAGGGGGATCTAATTCCCAACAGCTTGTCAATGACCATCCACTGAATGTGTTTAAGATGCTCATGTTTGAAGGCTTTGATGAAGATGGTGCGGCCCTTTATTCCGACCAGGAAGAATTTGTAGGTGATCCCAATCCCAACTTCCTGTTGGGCGTAAACACACGGCTGGACTATGGGAAGTTTGGCTTTAACATGAGCTTAAACGGTGCATTTGGCCACCAGATTTATAACAACACTGCCAATGCATACTTGACGGCAGCTAATTTTGGCTTGGGAAGAAATTCATCTCCAGAAATTGGCTTGGGCAATGAAAGCCTTGCCAATGCCAATGTGGTTTCTACCCGCTTCCTGGAAGAGGGAAATTTCCTCAGGTTACAAAATGCTTCTGTCAGCTATAACTTAGGTGCAATAGGTAATGTCATAAGTAATCTCCGCTTCTCCCTTACGGGTCAAAACCTGTTTTTGATCACGAACTACAGTGGTTTTGATCCAGAGGTCAATACCAACCGGGCGGTGGACGGTGTTCCTTCATACGGGATCGAATATGCTCCCTACCCGAGAGCAAGAACGTTCCTGCTGGGAGTGAGTGCTTCCTTTTAA
- a CDS encoding right-handed parallel beta-helix repeat-containing protein has translation MHKPKLTLLFLFAFLTGLMTDVMALDIWVAKNGDDAHEGTKERPLATVHMALRKARELRRLHDPAIEEGIHILVGDGVYRFEEPLLIRPEDAGTAASPTIIKAASGAQPVFSGGTKVLDWNKAAALPDGLPAAARGQLWVADVPTVGGQELEFRQLWINGQKAKRATNLYEGELDRILSVDSARQEMWIPTPKWDFENLDQLEFVIHQWWAIANLRVKSVDVQGEKTKLTFHQPESRVEFQHPWPAPFIDAKKEYNGNSAFYWQGAAELLSQPGEWYHDKKAGKVYYWPKMGEDMEEVAAIVPFLETIVQLDGTADHPVKHVAFEGIGFEHATWLRPSHRGHVPLQAGWYILEAYKLKKPGTPDKASLENQAWTGRQPAGVAVNYAHNIRFERCRFEHMAATGLDMVEGVSDSEVIGNVFRDIGGTGIQAGYFGGPDFESHLPYNPTDRRELVHHLTIANNYITNVTNEDWGCVGISIGSAHDVNIEHNEVSDVNYSGICVGWFWTKTITAAKNNRVHANRIHNFAKQMYDVGGVYTLSAQPNTEISENAIYDLQEAPYAHMPHHHQYIYFDEGSSYIRAIDNWTERDKFFSNSPGPGNKWENNGPDVDMAIKEKAGLEEAYRNIK, from the coding sequence ATGCATAAACCGAAATTAACCTTATTGTTCCTGTTTGCCTTTTTGACAGGCTTGATGACAGATGTGATGGCCTTGGATATATGGGTGGCCAAGAATGGTGATGATGCCCACGAGGGTACTAAGGAGCGTCCTTTGGCGACTGTGCACATGGCGCTTCGCAAAGCAAGAGAGCTTCGCCGTTTACATGACCCGGCCATTGAAGAGGGAATTCATATCCTGGTGGGCGATGGTGTTTACCGATTTGAGGAGCCACTATTGATCCGTCCGGAGGATGCCGGGACAGCAGCTAGTCCCACCATCATCAAAGCCGCATCAGGAGCTCAGCCTGTTTTCTCAGGAGGGACAAAGGTGCTTGACTGGAACAAAGCCGCAGCCCTACCAGATGGACTTCCGGCAGCTGCAAGAGGGCAACTTTGGGTGGCGGATGTCCCCACTGTGGGCGGTCAGGAGCTGGAGTTTCGCCAGCTTTGGATCAATGGACAAAAAGCCAAGCGGGCAACCAACCTGTATGAAGGGGAACTGGACAGGATTCTATCCGTGGACAGTGCACGGCAGGAAATGTGGATTCCCACACCGAAATGGGATTTTGAGAACCTCGATCAATTGGAATTTGTCATTCACCAGTGGTGGGCCATTGCCAATCTGCGGGTGAAGTCAGTGGACGTGCAGGGCGAGAAAACCAAGCTGACCTTTCACCAACCTGAGAGCCGGGTCGAATTTCAACATCCTTGGCCTGCGCCATTTATCGATGCCAAGAAAGAATACAATGGTAATTCGGCTTTTTATTGGCAGGGAGCAGCAGAATTGCTGAGCCAGCCGGGAGAATGGTATCACGACAAGAAAGCAGGAAAGGTCTATTATTGGCCAAAAATGGGAGAAGATATGGAGGAGGTAGCCGCCATTGTGCCTTTTCTGGAAACGATCGTCCAGCTGGATGGTACAGCAGATCATCCCGTCAAGCATGTTGCATTTGAAGGTATTGGCTTTGAGCATGCGACTTGGCTGAGACCATCGCACCGTGGGCATGTGCCCTTGCAGGCTGGTTGGTACATTTTGGAAGCCTATAAGCTGAAGAAGCCCGGGACTCCCGATAAGGCCAGCCTTGAAAACCAAGCTTGGACAGGTCGACAGCCAGCAGGAGTAGCGGTAAATTATGCCCATAACATCCGCTTTGAGCGGTGCCGATTCGAACACATGGCCGCCACGGGACTGGACATGGTAGAAGGAGTCAGTGACAGTGAGGTTATTGGGAATGTGTTTAGGGACATTGGCGGCACAGGTATCCAGGCAGGGTACTTTGGCGGCCCAGACTTCGAGTCCCATTTGCCTTACAATCCCACGGATCGAAGGGAACTGGTCCATCACCTTACCATCGCCAATAATTATATCACTAACGTGACCAATGAAGATTGGGGATGTGTCGGCATCAGTATCGGATCCGCCCATGATGTCAATATTGAACACAACGAGGTAAGTGATGTCAACTACTCGGGTATTTGTGTGGGCTGGTTTTGGACCAAGACCATTACGGCAGCTAAAAATAACCGCGTCCATGCCAACCGGATTCACAACTTTGCGAAGCAGATGTATGACGTGGGAGGGGTGTACACCCTTTCTGCTCAGCCGAATACCGAAATCAGTGAAAATGCCATCTATGATCTACAGGAGGCACCGTATGCCCACATGCCGCACCATCACCAGTACATTTATTTTGATGAAGGCTCGTCCTATATCCGTGCCATTGACAACTGGACAGAACGGGACAAGTTTTTTTCCAACAGCCCAGGACCTGGCAATAAATGGGAAAACAACGGCCCTGATGTGGATATGGCCATAAAAGAAAAGGCGGGACTGGAAGAAGCTTATAGGAATATCAAGTAG
- a CDS encoding RagB/SusD family nutrient uptake outer membrane protein → MKITANKYIKKAAQLLLGASLVGAVISCENDFLDEKPLDFLNSDVVLTNPEGFESAITGLYESVRHLYFREDGSKMQAMYYGTDVATTGDRSLADFKDYGTWLTPTLYAVDHYWNWGYRNLMPRANTIIQYATEADFWESEEQRNAVIAEARFFRAYAYNFLANLYGDLPLVDQLYRAPKTDFQRSPKAEVYDFAREDLEFAAQWLPDEASVDGRVTKAAAFHLLAEVYISLGDYNAAIDAATNVIEDGNYDLMRERFGSWVDQPGDVISDLHAQDNQNRSTGNLETIWNLQFEPRSTPGGTVENSRWKGVTWLRAWGPKWWEITDPNGEPGMELSVDSLGRGVAWVRPTNYYSYEIWEDEGDVRNSSFNIRRTYFYNNPESEYFGQEVQLDPNRLDSMVQFYPMLTKIEGTAEYLEGANYGRSFKDVYLMRLAETYLLRAEAYFLNGNADLAAEDINEVRLRASATAITAGDVDLDFILDERARELIIEENRRLTLNRMGKLVERTKKYNPQSGPTIQDYHELFPIPQTTIDANIDADMSQNPGYL, encoded by the coding sequence ATGAAAATAACAGCTAATAAATACATCAAAAAAGCAGCCCAACTATTGCTAGGAGCAAGTCTAGTGGGCGCGGTGATATCTTGCGAAAATGATTTCTTGGATGAAAAACCCTTGGACTTCTTGAATTCCGATGTGGTCTTGACCAATCCTGAGGGCTTTGAAAGTGCCATCACTGGACTTTACGAATCCGTCAGGCACCTTTACTTCCGAGAGGATGGTTCTAAGATGCAGGCAATGTACTATGGAACCGACGTGGCTACCACAGGAGACCGGTCATTGGCGGATTTTAAAGATTACGGAACCTGGCTAACCCCCACGCTTTATGCAGTGGATCATTACTGGAACTGGGGATACAGGAACTTGATGCCAAGGGCAAATACCATTATCCAGTATGCGACAGAAGCGGATTTCTGGGAAAGTGAAGAGCAGCGAAATGCTGTCATAGCAGAAGCGAGATTTTTCAGGGCATATGCCTATAATTTCTTGGCCAATTTGTACGGCGATCTGCCCCTTGTGGATCAGCTATATCGGGCGCCCAAAACAGATTTTCAACGCAGCCCAAAGGCCGAAGTATATGACTTTGCCCGCGAGGACCTTGAATTTGCAGCCCAGTGGCTTCCCGATGAGGCGAGTGTGGATGGACGGGTGACGAAGGCGGCAGCTTTCCACTTGCTCGCCGAAGTTTACATCAGCCTCGGTGATTACAATGCAGCCATTGATGCGGCGACCAATGTTATCGAGGATGGTAATTATGACCTGATGAGAGAACGTTTCGGGAGCTGGGTGGATCAGCCTGGTGATGTTATTTCAGACCTCCATGCTCAGGATAACCAAAATCGATCTACGGGCAATTTGGAAACCATCTGGAACCTACAGTTTGAGCCGCGATCTACTCCAGGTGGTACCGTGGAGAATAGTAGATGGAAAGGTGTAACCTGGCTTAGGGCATGGGGACCGAAATGGTGGGAGATCACCGACCCCAATGGAGAGCCAGGAATGGAGCTGTCCGTGGACAGCCTTGGGCGTGGCGTAGCTTGGGTAAGACCGACCAATTACTATTCCTATGAAATATGGGAGGACGAAGGCGATGTAAGAAATTCATCCTTCAACATTCGAAGGACTTATTTCTATAACAACCCCGAGTCGGAGTATTTTGGGCAGGAAGTGCAGCTGGACCCCAACAGATTGGACTCAATGGTTCAGTTTTATCCTATGCTCACCAAGATAGAGGGCACGGCTGAATACTTGGAAGGAGCGAATTATGGACGATCGTTTAAAGATGTTTATTTAATGCGACTGGCTGAAACCTACCTATTACGGGCAGAAGCCTATTTTCTAAATGGAAATGCAGATTTGGCTGCCGAAGATATAAACGAGGTACGGTTGAGAGCAAGTGCCACAGCGATTACAGCAGGTGATGTGGACCTCGATTTTATATTGGATGAAAGGGCCAGGGAACTCATCATTGAAGAAAATAGACGGTTGACGCTGAATCGAATGGGTAAACTGGTAGAGCGCACCAAAAAATATAACCCTCAAAGTGGTCCGACGATCCAGGATTACCATGAATTGTTCCCGATTCCTCAAACGACCATTGACGCAAATATCGATGCAGATATGTCCCAGAATCCAGGATATTTATAA
- a CDS encoding RagB/SusD family nutrient uptake outer membrane protein, translated as MKKQSIIYALALTALFSCTDLDEELRSELPKEKAEAFLKENVDFSSLMETVYRDFDSRYIQHAGCVWLFQEISADAAVVPSRPSGWDNGGVYRQLHTHTWVSTNPYIQSLWRGLNKGIFDATNVLSFDPSAELAAEARFLRAFFMYSVLDLFDQVPFRDPGDNLLDPSTVLRGKEAADFIISEVEEVLADLPADGPAYRASQNAAHGLLAKLYLNRGVYENREAPQFATSDMDKVIMHVDAIQGKSLGFYWDSFVPENNSASSELVFTIEGLGGVRSHSLWVWWHAIFPTEMTLPNGGGWNGFCSTPEVYELFEENDVRRYYEHPLTEAHGYNAGFLTGQQTDAEGNPLTDVVFTKEVPKIVGATLWNGYRPVKYIPDYQYPGAANNDVVLLRYADLLLMKAEALWRNGDNTTALGIINQVRERNNIGPLEEVNAQVLLDERGRELFWEGHRRQDMVRFGTFLGEWTLKEASDPKYLIFPIPPADVLSNPNLEQNPGF; from the coding sequence ATGAAAAAACAATCCATAATATATGCGCTGGCGTTGACCGCCTTGTTTTCCTGTACAGACCTCGATGAGGAATTGCGTTCGGAATTACCAAAAGAAAAGGCAGAGGCCTTTCTAAAAGAAAATGTAGACTTTAGCTCCCTGATGGAAACGGTTTATCGGGACTTTGATAGCCGGTATATCCAGCATGCTGGATGTGTGTGGCTGTTTCAGGAAATCAGTGCCGATGCAGCCGTGGTACCATCCCGCCCCTCAGGCTGGGACAATGGCGGCGTGTACCGGCAATTGCACACCCACACTTGGGTATCGACCAATCCCTATATCCAGTCGCTATGGCGGGGACTGAACAAGGGGATTTTTGATGCGACCAATGTACTGTCCTTTGATCCATCTGCGGAACTGGCAGCGGAGGCGAGGTTCCTCCGGGCGTTTTTTATGTACTCGGTGTTGGACTTGTTTGATCAGGTGCCTTTCCGGGATCCTGGTGACAATTTGTTGGATCCTTCTACTGTCCTTAGGGGCAAGGAGGCTGCAGATTTTATCATTAGTGAAGTAGAAGAGGTACTTGCTGACCTCCCCGCTGATGGCCCGGCCTACAGGGCGTCGCAGAATGCAGCCCACGGGCTGTTGGCAAAGCTATACCTGAACAGAGGCGTTTATGAAAACCGCGAAGCACCGCAGTTTGCCACTTCGGATATGGATAAGGTGATCATGCATGTCGATGCCATTCAAGGCAAAAGCCTAGGGTTTTACTGGGACAGTTTTGTGCCGGAAAATAACAGTGCTTCATCAGAATTGGTCTTTACGATCGAGGGCTTGGGAGGCGTTAGGTCGCATTCGCTTTGGGTATGGTGGCACGCCATTTTTCCTACCGAAATGACCCTTCCCAATGGTGGCGGCTGGAATGGCTTCTGCTCCACACCAGAAGTCTATGAGCTATTTGAAGAAAATGATGTCAGGAGATATTACGAGCATCCGTTGACAGAAGCCCACGGCTATAATGCAGGCTTCCTTACCGGGCAGCAGACCGATGCGGAAGGAAATCCCCTGACCGATGTGGTATTTACCAAGGAGGTGCCCAAGATAGTGGGCGCGACACTCTGGAATGGTTACCGGCCTGTAAAGTATATCCCTGATTATCAATATCCCGGAGCAGCAAACAATGATGTCGTCTTGCTTCGCTATGCAGACCTTTTGCTGATGAAAGCCGAAGCCTTATGGCGCAATGGAGATAATACCACTGCACTGGGAATCATTAATCAAGTCCGGGAGAGGAATAATATTGGTCCACTGGAAGAAGTGAATGCCCAAGTGCTGCTGGATGAGAGGGGAAGGGAGCTGTTTTGGGAAGGTCATCGTAGGCAGGATATGGTTCGTTTTGGGACATTCTTGGGAGAATGGACACTCAAGGAGGCCTCTGACCCGAAATACCTGATTTTCCCTATTCCACCCGCAGATGTACTGTCCAATCCGAATTTGGAGCAGAACCCTGGGTTTTAG